From Amaranthus tricolor cultivar Red isolate AtriRed21 chromosome 4, ASM2621246v1, whole genome shotgun sequence:
TTTGTTCGCCGAATGGCTGAGGTACTTGATTATGAATTACACCCAGATGGTGcggatatacctgagccttacgctagtccaccgagaaagggaagaccaagcactagtaaaaccatgagaaggagaaaaagttcatttgaatatagccgatcatcttctcgtggtcgagggtctagatcttcttccCGCGGGAGATCAAGTGGCAGATCTAGTGGCCGAGAGACGCAATCTTCAGTAGGAATtaagttcagtttcaacttatccggtaattgacttaatttttagtttttttcattaattatttgttatttacgcatattaacttaatttacatttattgtagatgatccaggaggtcgtgatttCTCACTTTTTCCATGGCCTGATTACATCCCATTCATGCTTCCTCCTTATTTGttcgactggattgatgtgttaggtgatggtaactgtagatttagagcaattgccgtcacagagctgggaggtgaggaagcatggcctcttttaagacgtgctatgagtatggaaatgcaaatgaacagagcgcAATACCTAACTTTGTATCTATCTCAGGAGTCACTAGACGAGTCAATATTCAGAGTAGGTTCACACACCgatggacctgctcctttcaTGCACTGGTTCGATGCACCGATGTCTTtctactctgcagcaacgtttcttaacattgccATTACTTATTATGGTGCTGCTGACGGGAATCCGCAATACAACTGTTTGATTCTTCCGTTAAGAAAAGCACAGGCCGCGAGAAGTATAAACAAACTAATACATATACTTTGGGTTAAtcaaaatcattttgttcaactttttaTGAATGACGATTCATCCCCTCTGCCGCCGATCCACCCACGTTGGAAACAAGCAGCTGACAATTTCGCGAAAGATCTTGACACAAATTTCACTACGAGGATTATGCTGTGGAATAATCTACGCTGGTCACACCCACCAACAaataacaccgctgacgatgctgtaaatttagatactccatagaatTTATACACGACATTCATTAAAAGTTGTATATAATCCATAATTATACTACATTGTGTGGTgttaacaatttatttatttctttgattaataggaggaatttataatattggtagacaaatatacatgtatatgtgtgATGTGGGTTagtgtgtatatttatgtaaaataaatgcaatcattgacgaaaataaatgcaataaataatgtaaaatagtttcagTACAGACTATTCAGGGCCTTGCCCTTGATCAATTTGCCATTCAtcaaataaatctctacaatcattaaggtatatttctaaaGCATGTCGTTGACGGGAGTTCAAATCCGCAATCCGCGTAGGTAGTCTTGCCACTGGAGCGAATCGACTGGCCCATTCTTTCGCGAACTGAAAACACAAAAAGACAATGTGcgttattaattcattaaaaaaaagaacctggaaaaaaaattgataataaaactCACGTAATCAGATCTGCTCTGACCAGGACCAGGACCGGAAGCCAGCAATTCGTCTCGGGATATGTACGGGTGCGAGCACACTCTAAACCAttcaacgtaattaggttcagtctctgaaggaacagtagcccgTCGAAGTCCCTGCTCTACAAGGCGGGCActgtaggggaacctactccacgccTCCACAAATGCAGcagcagaagaaggaaaggtcacggagtaggttccgtgtgccggtcgaagagccttggctggtctaaTAGGAGCTAGAGGAATAGACtgcacgaacccaatctgtcgcaatgcccgctccggcaaatacacctccacaacatcaaagcaggtgatacccccgatgactgtggtgcgtgggtgctcattcagcaaCGCAGCAGCAGAAAaattgtagggagtccattcaaCCTGCATAAAGgccaagttaaaaaaaaatttcctacaaataaaaaacaacatgcatgacaaaatgtaatgtaaaATACCTGAGTCTCTGTCATTGAGTCCAGAACCTTGCGGAACTCCATCAACCTGTCCAGCTCACGACCTACTTTCTTCGgcgtccacatctccgccctagtcatgtttggcacatcatctcggcgaggatgagggcggaaagcggggaagtactcatagatccatgtctggagcaatgtgaggcatccagcaatggtcttgcaaccagccctagatgccattccgagctgcctgtacaagaacgccaaggtcaccgcaccccaggccacgtCCTGTTCATCGTCGTTGACGACaactatcgggtgaggtcgcatgccagtcctggtcttatccgccaacaaggtagagccgatgacagccatgtagtacgctgtggTCTGGGTATCCAACgcctgcgacctatgacacagtcgcatcagttcagcaacgctTATGCATCCTCTAGTGAATGAACCTTTACGTcgaagctcagacagaggctcgccgaccagattggtgataccaacctcccactccgcctccgaaggctcagccggcagagaaccatcaatagaaatgcccaatatgcgttgcacgtcgtgcaacataatcgtcatctctccccagggcatgtgaaaggtgttcgtatctggctgccacctctcgacgaacgccgatatcaaagcagagtcgatgtgctggtgcataatgaccggtagtcgACCGAGGGAAGTGGAAGGTAGAAAATCGACTAGCTCATCGGACATATCCCtcagtccgatgatggactccaccggtctcttcctaaaacggcactccagaatcggaggcgtacgctcggagccgtcataaataagtttagctatgtgcccgccatagctagggatcagtcgcgtatccgTCGGCCCCCCGGGCCCagatgtcactaaccagtccgtgttagtggactgtgagggcctgccccgtggcggctcattatcgacaaaacttCCTCCTGCACGCTCAGATGCGGCGGAAGAACTCGGGCCGCCACAGGCAAATCTGCCGTCGGGGCCACGAACTATAGTCCAGTCCAATGGGGCAGGCTCAGGagcttggaactgaacatcatcagcatcattatcatcatcactataaaccccccaactactttggaggctatcagcctggtcatcaaaatgagtacgcacttggttcagcgtactcgacctttgggcctcactgtgtctggccgcctcttcctgcctagccctcctagcagaacccgtgacccccctctcatgcgggtcccctctgagtaaggtaggcctagaactattacctctcaacaattgcctaaaaaaaccctttccttttccttgattaccagccattttctacaattttttacggtttcattcaatatgataaataataatatttctaaaaacataataatcataaataaaatatggaaaaaaataacataaaaaacaaaataattaattaataatacaaacataaacaattatataacaacaaaaaattaaattattattaactatcacaataacagtaataacataaaaaaaaattatatttataataataatcaccttttttttaaaaaaaaacaaaaaaattattaataataatcacctttttttttccaaaattaagtacaatattaacattttattaaaaaaaatatataaaattattaataataatcatgttttttttttatatttcaaaatttaaaattattagtcCTAAATaaacggaaaaaaaaacaaatttaaaataaataaataaataaattatttacaatattaacattttattaaaaaaaaatatataaatttattaataaaaatcaggttttttttttaaatttcaaactttaaatatatttttcctaaatataaggaaaaaataatatatatatatatatatatatatatatatatatatatatatatatatatatatatatatatatatatatatatatatatatatatatatatatatatatatatatatatatatatataataatcagtttttttttttaaatttcaatttttaaatttattactccaaaatatacaaaaaattaaaataaaataaaaaaaaaaaaaaagaaaatgagtcgcCCAAATccgggcggctggaccccggttcagtcgcctaaaattaggcggctgaaccggggttcagccgcccagatctgggcgactcaatttctttttttttttttttccgtaaaatataaataacatatatatacacttactaaaaaaaaaataaacattacaccatacaaatttaaactaataatttataaaacaaaacataaacatatatttaataataaataaaaataacaataacaataataataataaaattaatgataacaacattaacatatatttaataatacaaaattaacaatcacaataataataataaaattaataataataacattaacatatatttaatattaacaaaaataacaatacaataataataataattaaattaataatattaaaattaacaaaatacatacggaaaaaataaaataaaataaaataaaaaaaaaataggagtcgcccagatctgggcgactcctatttttttttttttttttgatgattaaatttaattaaaaataacttacctcgattgataaattccggattgaacttaatttttgctcccaaattttgcttttgtatgttggtttttagttgtagtgagagaATTTTTAGTGTGAGTGtggtttatatagaaaattttagctttaatggcataattgtaattttttcaaaaaccaaGGGCAATATGGTAATTTACTAGGGGTggtgaaaaaatgaaaagggtggcgaattaTAAGAATTGGGAAATTAAAATTCTGGCGTTATGATATATtagttatattattgttattgacaatattaattatttaaacttattttatatattgtgattaatatgtaaataaaaatatagttaagtggaattttgtttaaatcgtttaatcatgtactttcataatattaattttatataatttttaaatgtgatgATGCAATGTTGTTGTATCTCACATTCTTTGCAAAATGACCATCGATGCCCCCTTAATGGTCAAGAGACACCTAAACAGAGCTGAAAAAGCGTATGAAGCACATCATCGTGGTGATTATTTCATGGTGATAAAGAAACCAAAGATGCCCCCTTGTTGTGTCTCACAAATTTCCAAATGTTGATCCCTTAATTAGCATTTTGGTTGCTACAGAAATTGTTGTCTTTTGATCCAAAGGATAGACTATTTGCTGACTTTGAGAAGCGAAGTGTCACGTGTCGACTCTTTTCCTAGTCTTACGTGTACCACTTGCTTACACTCCCGTCGTAAGACAAGTCAGGTAAACCCCAAAGGTGTATTGCTAAATGATTTAGTTAGTGTGTTTGTGTGGATTTGGCTAAGACTTTGAGAAGATGTTAAGTAAGTAGGAACACAAGAGTTAGGAAATGTAAGTAAGGTTTATGGATTGCACAAGGAAAGCTTTACAAGTGAATTCTCAAGTTGTTGTGTACAAATGAATGCCTTGGGGTATTTATAGGCAACACCCCTTACTACTTGTCCTAATTCTAGAACATTCTAACCTCCTCAAATGGAGGGATCTAGATTACATCTTTCTAGAGAATTCTACACAATTACAAGTGTTAAGGTTCTCTAAAGTATGTACAAGAGTTGCCTAGAGAATTCTAGACATTAGATATTTACAAGGCTCCTTCAAGAGTTCTCCGGAACCTTCTAGAGTTCTCCGGAATCTTCTAGAGTTTTCCGGAACCATCTAGAGTTCTCCGGAACCTTCTAGTGTTCTCCGGAACCTTCTAGTGTTTTCCGGAACTTTCTAGTGTGGGTTGTTCTAGACCCACATGCTCCACAAGCTTCTTGATGATTCCGGAAGTCTCTATAACCTTCTTTTGATGTAAGACACCCggataccaagtttcgtgcctcTGTCTTGTGTGGGGGCTACGAGCCATGCGTGACATGCTCCCCCACCAAAGTCCTTGACGACCCCGTCAAGGCCGAGATTCGAATGCCTCGATCTTGTCCCAGAATTGCCACAAgtcgtcctctttttcccacGTTGCTTCGCTATCCGGGAGTCCCTTCCAACGGATTAGATATTCATTATAACTTGGCACACCCCTTCGTCGGATGAGCCGTTTAGCCTCGATTTCCTCGATGTCCCGGTCAAATGACGTCACAACTGCCGTAGGTGCACGTTGTGACACGCCCCTTGTTGGATCCTCGTTATCTCCATGATAGGGCTTGAGCATACTCACATGGAACACCGGATGAATCTTGAGCTTTGATGGTAACTCAACTTGATACGATACCTTCCCGACTTTACGTAGTATCGGGAACGGTCCCTCATATTTGCGCACAAGCCCCTTGTGCACTGATCGGAACACCTTGAATTGTTGTGGTAGCAACTTGACCATAACCAAGTCCCCCACTTGGAACTCGACCGGCCTCCTATGCTTGTTCGcccatttcttcattttctttgtcGCTTTATCCAAGTATGCCTTGGTAATGTCTAGTTGCTCATGCCACCCCTTGGCAAGTTGATATGCAGCGGGGCTACTTCCTGTATAGCCTGACGCATTCGCTTGTGGTGTCAAAGGTTGTTGCCCCATGACTATCTCGAAAGGACTTTGTTGCGTCGACTCAGACCGCTGCAAGTTGTAGGAGAATTGGGCTACATCCATCAACTTTGCCCAATCTCGTTGGTTGGCACTCACAAAGTGCCTCAAGTATAGCTCCAACAAGGCATTCACCCTCTCCGTTTGCCCATCGGTTTGGGGATGAAAGCTTGTAGAGAAATGGAGACCTGATCCCATCAACTTGAATAGCTCCGTCCAAAACTTTGCGGTGAATCGTGGGTCGCGGTCACTGACAATGCTCCGAGGAAGTCCCCAATACTTGACAACATGTTTAAAGAATAGCTTGGCGGCTTGCTCGGTTGTGCAATCCCGCAGTGCCGGTATGAATGTCCCATATTTGGAAAAGCGATCGACCACCACCATGATAGAGCCACACCCATCTGACTTGGGTAGGGCGGAAATGAAATCCATCGAAACACTTTCCCATGGCCTATCTGGTATAGGAAAAGGTTGTAGAAGTCCCGCCGGCACTTGCTACTCGATCGTGTCTTGTTGGCACACAAGACAAGTCTTCACGTAGGCCTCAATATCACTCCTCATATGAGGCCAATAATATAACTCCTCCAAGAGTGCCATAGTGCGTTGCATCCCCGGATACCCGGCCCACTTAGAGTCGTGGCACTCCTTCATGATATCGCGCCTAAGGTTGCCCCACTTAGGCACATACATGCGGCGCCCCGTAGTGTAGAGAAGATCATCCTCTACTCAAAATCGCCGTGTCTTCCCTTCCTTGGCCAACTCCATAAGTCCCTTGGCCATAGGGTCTTGAAAAAGTCCCTCCTTGACCCGTTCAAGAAGGTTGCTAGCCACACTACTTACGCTAGCTAGCATAGCCTTGCGGCTTAGAGCATCGGCAACGACATTGACTTTGCCCGGCTTGTACTCCATGACATAGTCGAACTCCGCTAAAAAGTCTTGCCAACGAGCTTGCTTGGGGCTAAGCTTCTTTTGATTTTGGAAATAACTTGTTGCGACATTGTCGGTCATGATGGTGAACCGACTCCCAAGCAAGTAGTGCCTCCATATCCGTAAGCAATGAATGATAGCGGTCATCTCCTTATCATGAATGGGATAACGCCTCTCCGTAGCATTCAACTTGCGCGACTCGTATGCAATGGGATGCCCCCCTTGCATGAGCACCCCACCAATGGCAAAATCGGATGCATCGGTATGGAGTTCGAATGGCTTTGAATAATCGGGCAATGCTAAGACGGGCTCTTCGGTGACTGCTTTCTTCAAATCATCGAATGCCCCTTGACATTTCGGTCCCCAATGCCACTGAACCTT
This genomic window contains:
- the LOC130811247 gene encoding protein MAINTENANCE OF MERISTEMS-like, translating into MAGNQGKGKGFFRQLLRGNSSRPTLLRGDPHERGVTGSARRARQEEAARHSEAQRSSTLNQVRTHFDDQADSLQSSWGVYSDDDNDADDVQFQAPEPAPLDWTIVRGPDGRFACGGPSSSAASERAGGSFVDNEPPRGRPSQSTNTDWLVTSGPGGPTDTRLIPSYGGHIAKLIYDGSERTPPILECRFRKRPVESIIGLRDMSDELVDFLPSTSLGRLPVIMHQHIDSALISAFVERWQPDTNTFHMPWGEMTIMLHDVQRILGISIDGSLPAEPSEAEWEVGITNLVGEPLSELRRKGSFTRGCISVAELMRLCHRSQALDTQTTAYYMAVIGSTLLADKTRTGMRPHPIVVVNDDEQDVAWGAVTLAFLYRQLGMASRAGCKTIAGCLTLLQTWIYEYFPAFRPHPRRDDVPNMTRAEMWTPKKVGRELDRLMEFRKVLDSMTETQVEWTPYNFSAAALLNEHPRTTVIGGITCFDVVEVYLPERALRQIGFVQSIPLAPIRPAKALRPAHGTYSVTFPSSAAAFVEAWSRFPYSARLVEQGLRRATVPSETEPNYVEWFRVCSHPYISRDELLASGPGPGQSRSDYFAKEWASRFAPVARLPTRIADLNSRQRHALEIYLNDCRDLFDEWQIDQGQGPE